In Piliocolobus tephrosceles isolate RC106 chromosome 4, ASM277652v3, whole genome shotgun sequence, the following are encoded in one genomic region:
- the F2R gene encoding proteinase-activated receptor 1 isoform X2 has translation MHCKESKATNATLDPRSFLLRNPNDKYEPFWEDEEKNESGLTEYRLVSINKSSPLQKPLPAFISEDASGYLTSSWLTLFVPSVYTGVFVVSLPLNIMAIIVFILKMKVKKPAVVYMLHLATADVLFVSVLPFKISYYFSGSDWQFGSELCRFVTAAFYCNMYASILLMTVISIDRFLAVVYPMQSLSWRTLGRASFTCLAIWALAIAGVVPLLLKEQTIQVPGLNITTCHDVLNETLLEGYYAYYFSAFSAVFFFVPLIISTVCYVSIIRCLSSSTVANRSKKSRALFLSAAVFCIFIICFGPTNILLIAHYSFLSHTSTTEAAYFAYLLCVCVSSISCCIDPLIYYYASSECQRYVYSILCCKESSDPSSYNSSGQLMASKMDTCSSNLTNSIYKKLLT, from the exons ATGCATTGCAAAG agtcaaaAGCAACAAATGCCACCTTAGATCCCCGGTCATTTCTTCTCAGGAATCCCAATGATAAATATGAAccattttgggaggatgaggagaaaaatgaaagtggGTTAACTGAATACAGATTAGTCTCCATCAATAAAAGCAGTCCTCTTCAAAAACCACTTCCTGCGTTCATCTCAGAAGATGCCTCCGGATATCTGACCAGCTCCTGGCTGACACTCTTTGTCCCATCTGTGTACACTGGGGTGTTTGTAGTCAGCCTCCCACTAAACATCATGGCCATCATTGTGTTCATCCTGAAAATGAAGGTCAAGAAGCCGGCCGTGGTGTATATGCTGCACCTGGCCACGGCAGACGTGCTCTTTGTGTCTGTGCTCCCCTTTAAGATCAGCTATTACTTTTCCGGCAGTGATTGGCAGTTTGGGTCTGAATTGTGTCGCTTTGTCACTGCAGCATTTTACTGTAACATGTACGCCTCTATCTTGCTCATGACAGTCATAAGCATTGACCGGTTTCTGGCTGTGGTGTATCCTATGCAGTCCCTCTCCTGGCGTACTCTGGGAAGGGCTTCCTTCACTTGTCTGGCCATTTGGGCTTTGGCCATTGCAGGGGTAGTGCCTCTGCTCCTCAAGGAACAAACCATCCAGGTGCCCGGACTCAACATCACCACCTGTCACGATGTGCTCAATGAAACCTTGCTCGAAGGCTACTATGCCTACTACTTCTCAGCCTTCTCTGCTGTCTTCTTTTTTGTGCCGCTGATCATTTCTACGGTCTGTTATGTGTCTATCATTCGATGTCTTAGCTCCTCCACAGTTGCCAACCGCAGCAAGAAGTCCCGGGCTTTGTTCCTGTCAGCTGCTGTTTTCTGCATCTTCATCATTTGCTTCGGACCCACAAACATCCTCCTGATTGCGCATTACTCATTCCTTTCTCACACTTCCACCACAGAGGCTGCCTACTTTGCCTacctcctctgtgtctgtgtcagCAGCATAAGCTGCTGCATCGACCCCCTAATTTACTATTACGCTTCCTCTGAGTGCCAGAGGTACGTCTACAGTATCTTATGCTGCAAAGAAAGTTCCGATCCCAGCAGTTATAACAGTAGTGGGCAGTTGATGGCAAGTAAAATGGATACCTGCTCTAGTAACCTGACTAACAGCATATACAAAAAGCTGTTAACTTAG
- the F2R gene encoding proteinase-activated receptor 1 isoform X1, whose amino-acid sequence MGPRRLLLVAACLCLCGPLLSARTRTRRPESKATNATLDPRSFLLRNPNDKYEPFWEDEEKNESGLTEYRLVSINKSSPLQKPLPAFISEDASGYLTSSWLTLFVPSVYTGVFVVSLPLNIMAIIVFILKMKVKKPAVVYMLHLATADVLFVSVLPFKISYYFSGSDWQFGSELCRFVTAAFYCNMYASILLMTVISIDRFLAVVYPMQSLSWRTLGRASFTCLAIWALAIAGVVPLLLKEQTIQVPGLNITTCHDVLNETLLEGYYAYYFSAFSAVFFFVPLIISTVCYVSIIRCLSSSTVANRSKKSRALFLSAAVFCIFIICFGPTNILLIAHYSFLSHTSTTEAAYFAYLLCVCVSSISCCIDPLIYYYASSECQRYVYSILCCKESSDPSSYNSSGQLMASKMDTCSSNLTNSIYKKLLT is encoded by the coding sequence agtcaaaAGCAACAAATGCCACCTTAGATCCCCGGTCATTTCTTCTCAGGAATCCCAATGATAAATATGAAccattttgggaggatgaggagaaaaatgaaagtggGTTAACTGAATACAGATTAGTCTCCATCAATAAAAGCAGTCCTCTTCAAAAACCACTTCCTGCGTTCATCTCAGAAGATGCCTCCGGATATCTGACCAGCTCCTGGCTGACACTCTTTGTCCCATCTGTGTACACTGGGGTGTTTGTAGTCAGCCTCCCACTAAACATCATGGCCATCATTGTGTTCATCCTGAAAATGAAGGTCAAGAAGCCGGCCGTGGTGTATATGCTGCACCTGGCCACGGCAGACGTGCTCTTTGTGTCTGTGCTCCCCTTTAAGATCAGCTATTACTTTTCCGGCAGTGATTGGCAGTTTGGGTCTGAATTGTGTCGCTTTGTCACTGCAGCATTTTACTGTAACATGTACGCCTCTATCTTGCTCATGACAGTCATAAGCATTGACCGGTTTCTGGCTGTGGTGTATCCTATGCAGTCCCTCTCCTGGCGTACTCTGGGAAGGGCTTCCTTCACTTGTCTGGCCATTTGGGCTTTGGCCATTGCAGGGGTAGTGCCTCTGCTCCTCAAGGAACAAACCATCCAGGTGCCCGGACTCAACATCACCACCTGTCACGATGTGCTCAATGAAACCTTGCTCGAAGGCTACTATGCCTACTACTTCTCAGCCTTCTCTGCTGTCTTCTTTTTTGTGCCGCTGATCATTTCTACGGTCTGTTATGTGTCTATCATTCGATGTCTTAGCTCCTCCACAGTTGCCAACCGCAGCAAGAAGTCCCGGGCTTTGTTCCTGTCAGCTGCTGTTTTCTGCATCTTCATCATTTGCTTCGGACCCACAAACATCCTCCTGATTGCGCATTACTCATTCCTTTCTCACACTTCCACCACAGAGGCTGCCTACTTTGCCTacctcctctgtgtctgtgtcagCAGCATAAGCTGCTGCATCGACCCCCTAATTTACTATTACGCTTCCTCTGAGTGCCAGAGGTACGTCTACAGTATCTTATGCTGCAAAGAAAGTTCCGATCCCAGCAGTTATAACAGTAGTGGGCAGTTGATGGCAAGTAAAATGGATACCTGCTCTAGTAACCTGACTAACAGCATATACAAAAAGCTGTTAACTTAG